One genomic window of Musa acuminata AAA Group cultivar baxijiao unplaced genomic scaffold, Cavendish_Baxijiao_AAA HiC_scaffold_1137, whole genome shotgun sequence includes the following:
- the LOC135671056 gene encoding BTB/POZ domain-containing protein POB1-like isoform X1: MREWGGGADPLDDGTAATEMDRDHSLPGGENNFEFAFNSSNFSDRVLRIEVMAETLGAGAGAGIGWDGHRKRRRNDGSKEEAPEFARYSSELISSCEPDTEECAEYENQDEEDEPMLEESAPITDRTGVCGDDSESNDPLSLDSPCILRVNSIYISSAILAAKSPFFYKLFSNGMKESDQRHATLRINASEEAALMELLSFMYSGKLSTTSPTLLLDVLMAADKFEVVSCMHHCTQLLRSLPMTTESALLYLDLPFSVSMASAVQPLTDAAKDYLANSYKDITKLQDVMMGLPLAGIEAILSSNDLQAASEDAIYEFVLKWARAQYPVLEERREILSSRLIRHIRFAHMTCRKLRKVLTCNDLDHELASKLVTEALFFKAEALHRQRAFSADESSHKRFTERAYKYRPLKVVEFDRPHPQCIVYLDLKREECAKLFPSGRVYSQAFHLGGQGFFLSAHCNLDQQSLFHCFGLFLGMQEKGSISFTVDYEFAARTKPSGEFVSKYKGYYTFTGGKAVGYRNLFATPWTSFMAEDSLFFINDTLHLRAELTIKQSQSPSPQ, translated from the exons ATGAGAGAGTGGGGAGGCGGCGCCGATCCACTCGACGACGGAACGGCTGCGACGGAGATGGATCGCGACCACTCCCTCCCGGGCGGAGAGAACAACTTCGAGTTCGCCTTCAACTCCAGCAACTTCTCCGACCGCGTGCTTCGGATCGAGGTCATGGCGGAGACACTCGGGGCCGGGGCTGGAGCCGGCATCGGGTGGGACGGACACCGCAAGCGGAGGAGAAATGATGGCTCCAAGGAGGAAG CACCAGAATTTGCAAGATACTCATCGGAGCTTATATCAAGTTGCGAGCCTGACACTGAGGAATGTGCGGAATATGAGAATCAAGATGAAGAAGATGAACCAATGCTTGAAGAATCAGCACCAATTACAGATCGAACTGGTGTATGCG GTGATGATTCAGAAAGTAATGATCCATTAAGTCTTGATTCTCCTTGTATCCTCAGAGTCAACTCCATTTATATTAGTTCTGCTATACTGGCTGCCAAAAGCCCATTTTTCTACAAG CTTTTTTCAAATGGCATGAAAGAATCCGATCAGCGACATGCGACCCTAAGAATCAATGCATCAG AGGAAGCTGCTCTTATGGAGCTCTTAAGTTTTATGTACAGTGGAAAGTTGTCGACTACCTCTCCCACCCTCCTCTTGGATGTGCTGATGGCTGCTGATAAGTTTGAGGTTGTGTCTTGCATGCACCATTGTACTCAGTTACTTAGAAGCTTGCCCATGACCACAGAATCTGCACTACTCTATCTGGATCTCCCTTTTAGTGTTTCAATGGCCTCAGCAGTCCAGCCTTTGACCGATGCAGCCAAGGATTACCTTGCCAATAGTTACAAGGACATAACAAA GTTGCAAGACGTAATGATGGGTCTTCCTCTTGCTGGCATCGAGGCTATACTATCTAGTAATGACCTCCAAGCGGCATCGGAGGATGCAATCTATGAGTTTGTTCTCAAATGGGCCCGTGCTCAGTACCCAGTCTTAGAAGAACGGCGTGAGATCTTGAGTTCTCGCCTAATTCGCCATATCCGCTTTGCTCATATGACTTGCAGGAAACTGAGAAAAGTTCTCACATGCAATGACCTGGACCACGAGCTTGCTTCCAAGTTGGTCACCGAGGCGCTCTTTTTTAAGGCAGAGGCCTTGCACCGGCAGCGCGCCTTTTCTGCTGATGAATCAAGCCACAAGCGGTTTACGGAGAGGGCTTATAAGTACCGTCCGCTGAAGGTGGTAGAATTCGATAGGCCTCACCCACAATGCATCGTCTACCTGGACCTGAAGAGAGAGGAGTGCGCTAAACTGTTCCCATCGGGCCGGGTCTACTCACAGGCATTTCATTTGGGCGGGCAGGGATTCTTCCTCTCAGCCCACTGCAACTTGGATCAACAGAGTTTGTTCCACTGCTTCGGCCTTTTCCTAGGGATGCAGGAGAAAGGTTCAATCAGCTTTACGGTGGACTATGAGTTTGCTGCAAGAACCAAGCCGTCAGGAGAGTTTGTGAGCAAGTACAAAGGCTACTACACTTTCACAGGCGGGAAGGCAGTAGGCTACAGGAACCTGTTTGCCACACCATGGACTTCCTTCATGGCCGAAGATAGCCTCTTCTTCATCAATGACACTCTTCACTTGAGAGCTGAATTGACCATCAAGCAGTCCCAATCCCCCTCGCCGCAGTAG
- the LOC135671056 gene encoding BTB/POZ domain-containing protein POB1-like isoform X2, with product MREWGGGADPLDDGTAATEMDRDHSLPGGENNFEFAFNSSNFSDRVLRIEVMAETLGAGAGAGIGWDGHRKRRRNDGSKEEEFARYSSELISSCEPDTEECAEYENQDEEDEPMLEESAPITDRTGVCGDDSESNDPLSLDSPCILRVNSIYISSAILAAKSPFFYKLFSNGMKESDQRHATLRINASEEAALMELLSFMYSGKLSTTSPTLLLDVLMAADKFEVVSCMHHCTQLLRSLPMTTESALLYLDLPFSVSMASAVQPLTDAAKDYLANSYKDITKLQDVMMGLPLAGIEAILSSNDLQAASEDAIYEFVLKWARAQYPVLEERREILSSRLIRHIRFAHMTCRKLRKVLTCNDLDHELASKLVTEALFFKAEALHRQRAFSADESSHKRFTERAYKYRPLKVVEFDRPHPQCIVYLDLKREECAKLFPSGRVYSQAFHLGGQGFFLSAHCNLDQQSLFHCFGLFLGMQEKGSISFTVDYEFAARTKPSGEFVSKYKGYYTFTGGKAVGYRNLFATPWTSFMAEDSLFFINDTLHLRAELTIKQSQSPSPQ from the exons ATGAGAGAGTGGGGAGGCGGCGCCGATCCACTCGACGACGGAACGGCTGCGACGGAGATGGATCGCGACCACTCCCTCCCGGGCGGAGAGAACAACTTCGAGTTCGCCTTCAACTCCAGCAACTTCTCCGACCGCGTGCTTCGGATCGAGGTCATGGCGGAGACACTCGGGGCCGGGGCTGGAGCCGGCATCGGGTGGGACGGACACCGCAAGCGGAGGAGAAATGATGGCTCCAAGGAGGAAG AATTTGCAAGATACTCATCGGAGCTTATATCAAGTTGCGAGCCTGACACTGAGGAATGTGCGGAATATGAGAATCAAGATGAAGAAGATGAACCAATGCTTGAAGAATCAGCACCAATTACAGATCGAACTGGTGTATGCG GTGATGATTCAGAAAGTAATGATCCATTAAGTCTTGATTCTCCTTGTATCCTCAGAGTCAACTCCATTTATATTAGTTCTGCTATACTGGCTGCCAAAAGCCCATTTTTCTACAAG CTTTTTTCAAATGGCATGAAAGAATCCGATCAGCGACATGCGACCCTAAGAATCAATGCATCAG AGGAAGCTGCTCTTATGGAGCTCTTAAGTTTTATGTACAGTGGAAAGTTGTCGACTACCTCTCCCACCCTCCTCTTGGATGTGCTGATGGCTGCTGATAAGTTTGAGGTTGTGTCTTGCATGCACCATTGTACTCAGTTACTTAGAAGCTTGCCCATGACCACAGAATCTGCACTACTCTATCTGGATCTCCCTTTTAGTGTTTCAATGGCCTCAGCAGTCCAGCCTTTGACCGATGCAGCCAAGGATTACCTTGCCAATAGTTACAAGGACATAACAAA GTTGCAAGACGTAATGATGGGTCTTCCTCTTGCTGGCATCGAGGCTATACTATCTAGTAATGACCTCCAAGCGGCATCGGAGGATGCAATCTATGAGTTTGTTCTCAAATGGGCCCGTGCTCAGTACCCAGTCTTAGAAGAACGGCGTGAGATCTTGAGTTCTCGCCTAATTCGCCATATCCGCTTTGCTCATATGACTTGCAGGAAACTGAGAAAAGTTCTCACATGCAATGACCTGGACCACGAGCTTGCTTCCAAGTTGGTCACCGAGGCGCTCTTTTTTAAGGCAGAGGCCTTGCACCGGCAGCGCGCCTTTTCTGCTGATGAATCAAGCCACAAGCGGTTTACGGAGAGGGCTTATAAGTACCGTCCGCTGAAGGTGGTAGAATTCGATAGGCCTCACCCACAATGCATCGTCTACCTGGACCTGAAGAGAGAGGAGTGCGCTAAACTGTTCCCATCGGGCCGGGTCTACTCACAGGCATTTCATTTGGGCGGGCAGGGATTCTTCCTCTCAGCCCACTGCAACTTGGATCAACAGAGTTTGTTCCACTGCTTCGGCCTTTTCCTAGGGATGCAGGAGAAAGGTTCAATCAGCTTTACGGTGGACTATGAGTTTGCTGCAAGAACCAAGCCGTCAGGAGAGTTTGTGAGCAAGTACAAAGGCTACTACACTTTCACAGGCGGGAAGGCAGTAGGCTACAGGAACCTGTTTGCCACACCATGGACTTCCTTCATGGCCGAAGATAGCCTCTTCTTCATCAATGACACTCTTCACTTGAGAGCTGAATTGACCATCAAGCAGTCCCAATCCCCCTCGCCGCAGTAG